The proteins below are encoded in one region of Styela clava chromosome 4, kaStyClav1.hap1.2, whole genome shotgun sequence:
- the LOC120327072 gene encoding uncharacterized protein LOC120327072 isoform X3 produces the protein MEDEYMARSEEAEVQNDGGSNNGNGSTASHSSEEFVKVNDEDATLDEGAGDIPREDIEELPVHTETPAEGRLIDKIDPRATETGSMSSESYLRDYYEQLPSETAGFGEGETGDLLGHSQPQSDPTSILQPQSASTYESNSAAEVDGSLASELSLSGGLASFEPTPAASFEPRETYNLSDMNSKPQLQDSDILEDRAFKEEPQPQDCEKSEVDMSSEQEHQQEPAVTEIEGGEPDEPKFQQEAEPQMMVQPEVKSEEYEEDIQQDVHEPVPSADIKDEKVPDIPAPAVEEIEPKKEPSVPLMSHVPASADEQKDAVEGDKDPVVDLIYWRDVKKTAFVFTFLLLILVSLVCYSVISVAAYAGLALLTVTVAFRLYKIVLQTLNGTQQPHPFQDLLDMDVTLSQDRIQKYTNSALCHINCCLTGARNLFLVQNTISSLKLGVFLWLLTYLGACFNGLTLLIIDVILVFTVPIFYEKYQTPIDNYLGIAKSKITELTATVKAKLPGAKKAQKEKAQ, from the exons ATGGAAGATGAGTATATGGCGAGAAGTGAAGAAGCAGAAGTACAAAATGATGGAGGAAGTAATAACGGGAATGGAAGCACTGCAAGCCATAGTAGTGAAGAATTTGTCAAAG taaATGATGAGGATGCGACTCTTGATGAGGGTGCAGGTGATATACCTAGAGAAGATATTGAAGAACTTCCAGTGCATACTGAAACACCAGCTG AAGGAAGATTGATTGATAAAATTGACCCAAGAG CTACCGAAACGGGAAGTATGTCATCTGAAAGTTACCTCAGAGATTACTACGAGCAACTCCCTTCCGAAACAG CTGGATTTGGAGAGGGAGAAACTGGCGATTTGTTGGGACACTCTCAGCCGCAGTCTGATCCCACGTCAATATTACAACCACAAAGTGCGTCAACGTATGAAAGTAATTCGGCTGCTGAAGTTGATGGAAGCCTCGCTTCAGAATTGAGCTTAAGTGGCGGTCTAGCTTCTTTTGAACCTACACCCGCTGCAAGTTTCGAACCACGTGAAACATACAATTTGTCCGATATGAATTCGAAACCTCAACTGCAGGATAGTGATATTTTGGAAGATAGGGCTTTTAAAGAAG AACCGCAGCCACAAGACTGTGAAAAATCAGAAGTAGACATGTCTTCTGAACAAGAACATCAACAGGAACCTGCTGTTACTGAGATTGAGGGAGGAGAGCCTGATGAACCAAAGTTCCAACAAG AGGCTGAACCACAAATGATGGTGCAGCCTGAAGTCAAATCTGAAGAGTATGAGGAAGACATTCAGCAAGATGTACATGAACCTGTACCATCCGCTGATATAAAAGATGAGAAGGTGCCTGATATCCCTGCACCAGCTGTTGAGGAAATTGAGCCGAAGAAAGAACCATCGGTTCCTCTAATGTCTCATGTTCCAGCGTCAG CAGATGAACAGAAAGATGCAGTTGAGGGTGATAAGGATCCAG TTGTGGATTTGATCTACTGGCGCGATGTGAAGAAGACTGCGTTTGTGTTCACGTTTCTTCTTTTGATTTTGGTATCACTCGTGTGTTACAGCGTCATTTCTGTAGCAGCATATGCTGGCCTTGCACTTCTTACTGTTACTGTGGCATTCAGATTGTACAAAATTGTACTGCAGACACTAAATGGCACTCAACAACCACATCCATTTCA AGATCTTCTTGATATGGATGTGACTCTGTCACAAGATCGAATTCAGAAATACACAAACTCAGCCCTCTGTCACATCAATTGCTGTCTGACGGGAGCTCGTAACTTGTTCCTTGTCCAGAACACTATCAGCTCTCTGAAg CTTGGAGTTTTCCTATGGTTACTAACATACCTGGGAGCATGTTTCAATGGCCTAACCCTCCTTATCATCG ATGTGATTCTTGTTTTCACGGTACCAATATTCTATGAAAAATACCAAACCCCGATTGACAACTACTTAGGAATCGCTAAATCCAAGATTACTGAGCTGACCGCCACCGTCAAAGCTAAGCTTCCCGGAGCGAAGAAAGCTCAAAAAGAAAAGGCACAATAA
- the LOC120327072 gene encoding uncharacterized protein LOC120327072 isoform X1, producing MEDEYMARSEEAEVQNDGGSNNGNGSTASHSSEEFVKVNDEDATLDEGAGDIPREDIEELPVHTETPAEGRLIDKIDPRATETGSMSSESYLRDYYEQLPSETAGFGEGETGDLLGHSQPQSDPTSILQPQSASTYESNSAAEVDGSLASELSLSGGLASFEPTPAASFEPRETYNLSDMNSKPQLQDSDILEDRAFKEEPQPQDCEKSEVDMSSEQEHQQEPAVTEIEGGEPDEPKFQQEAEPQMMVQPEVKSEEYEEDIQQDVHEPVPSADIKDEKVPDIPAPAVEEIEPKKEPSVPLMSHVPASADEQKDAVEGDKDPGWRGTVVDLIYWRDVKKTAFVFTFLLLILVSLVCYSVISVAAYAGLALLTVTVAFRLYKIVLQTLNGTQQPHPFQDLLDMDVTLSQDRIQKYTNSALCHINCCLTGARNLFLVQNTISSLKLGVFLWLLTYLGACFNGLTLLIIDVILVFTVPIFYEKYQTPIDNYLGIAKSKITELTATVKAKLPGAKKAQKEKAQ from the exons ATGGAAGATGAGTATATGGCGAGAAGTGAAGAAGCAGAAGTACAAAATGATGGAGGAAGTAATAACGGGAATGGAAGCACTGCAAGCCATAGTAGTGAAGAATTTGTCAAAG taaATGATGAGGATGCGACTCTTGATGAGGGTGCAGGTGATATACCTAGAGAAGATATTGAAGAACTTCCAGTGCATACTGAAACACCAGCTG AAGGAAGATTGATTGATAAAATTGACCCAAGAG CTACCGAAACGGGAAGTATGTCATCTGAAAGTTACCTCAGAGATTACTACGAGCAACTCCCTTCCGAAACAG CTGGATTTGGAGAGGGAGAAACTGGCGATTTGTTGGGACACTCTCAGCCGCAGTCTGATCCCACGTCAATATTACAACCACAAAGTGCGTCAACGTATGAAAGTAATTCGGCTGCTGAAGTTGATGGAAGCCTCGCTTCAGAATTGAGCTTAAGTGGCGGTCTAGCTTCTTTTGAACCTACACCCGCTGCAAGTTTCGAACCACGTGAAACATACAATTTGTCCGATATGAATTCGAAACCTCAACTGCAGGATAGTGATATTTTGGAAGATAGGGCTTTTAAAGAAG AACCGCAGCCACAAGACTGTGAAAAATCAGAAGTAGACATGTCTTCTGAACAAGAACATCAACAGGAACCTGCTGTTACTGAGATTGAGGGAGGAGAGCCTGATGAACCAAAGTTCCAACAAG AGGCTGAACCACAAATGATGGTGCAGCCTGAAGTCAAATCTGAAGAGTATGAGGAAGACATTCAGCAAGATGTACATGAACCTGTACCATCCGCTGATATAAAAGATGAGAAGGTGCCTGATATCCCTGCACCAGCTGTTGAGGAAATTGAGCCGAAGAAAGAACCATCGGTTCCTCTAATGTCTCATGTTCCAGCGTCAG CAGATGAACAGAAAGATGCAGTTGAGGGTGATAAGGATCCAG GATGGAGGGGAACAG TTGTGGATTTGATCTACTGGCGCGATGTGAAGAAGACTGCGTTTGTGTTCACGTTTCTTCTTTTGATTTTGGTATCACTCGTGTGTTACAGCGTCATTTCTGTAGCAGCATATGCTGGCCTTGCACTTCTTACTGTTACTGTGGCATTCAGATTGTACAAAATTGTACTGCAGACACTAAATGGCACTCAACAACCACATCCATTTCA AGATCTTCTTGATATGGATGTGACTCTGTCACAAGATCGAATTCAGAAATACACAAACTCAGCCCTCTGTCACATCAATTGCTGTCTGACGGGAGCTCGTAACTTGTTCCTTGTCCAGAACACTATCAGCTCTCTGAAg CTTGGAGTTTTCCTATGGTTACTAACATACCTGGGAGCATGTTTCAATGGCCTAACCCTCCTTATCATCG ATGTGATTCTTGTTTTCACGGTACCAATATTCTATGAAAAATACCAAACCCCGATTGACAACTACTTAGGAATCGCTAAATCCAAGATTACTGAGCTGACCGCCACCGTCAAAGCTAAGCTTCCCGGAGCGAAGAAAGCTCAAAAAGAAAAGGCACAATAA